The Paenibacillus macerans genome includes a window with the following:
- a CDS encoding MerR family transcriptional regulator, which produces MNSNEELKNILLDFDLLGKLVVGIGEVSEISGVPTRQIRYWEEKGIIHSSKETEGTTRKYDYLNVKKVLLIKELLDDGYTLDAAAKKVEDRMKNISEAFAKLAQRSE; this is translated from the coding sequence ATGAACTCGAACGAAGAGCTTAAAAATATCCTTTTGGATTTCGATTTATTGGGCAAATTGGTTGTCGGGATAGGTGAAGTATCTGAAATTTCAGGCGTTCCCACCAGACAAATAAGGTACTGGGAAGAAAAAGGGATCATCCATTCATCAAAAGAAACCGAGGGGACCACGCGAAAATATGATTATTTGAACGTGAAAAAAGTTCTTTTAATCAAGGAGCTCTTGGATGATGGCTATACTTTGGATGCGGCGGCGAAAAAAGTGGAAGATCGAATGAAAAACATCAGCGAAGCGTTTGCGAAGTTAGCGCAGCGTTCGGAATGA
- a CDS encoding DoxX family protein, producing MTEKISKGRLWTGRIMSGIVILFMLFDGISKLFKPAVVVEGTLTLGFAEHHIVTIGILALLSTVLYAIPRTAVLGAVLLTAFYGGVVATQIRVDAPLFSHTLFAVYMAILAWGGLWLRNDKVRRLFW from the coding sequence ATGACCGAAAAAATATCCAAAGGCCGTCTCTGGACGGGGCGAATTATGAGCGGTATTGTCATTTTGTTTATGTTGTTCGACGGCATATCCAAGCTTTTTAAGCCGGCCGTCGTTGTGGAGGGCACGCTGACGCTCGGGTTTGCCGAGCATCATATCGTAACCATTGGCATCCTCGCGCTTCTCTCTACCGTGCTGTACGCCATTCCGAGGACGGCCGTCCTGGGTGCGGTACTGCTGACCGCTTTTTACGGCGGTGTGGTCGCCACGCAAATTCGCGTGGACGCTCCCTTGTTTTCGCATACGCTGTTTGCGGTTTATATGGCGATTCTTGCCTGGGGAGGACTGTGGCTGCGAAACGATAAGGTTCGCCGCTTGTTTTGGTAA
- a CDS encoding tautomerase family protein: MPIINVDCWEGFNEQQKKEWIKALTDATVNLFNLPPDKVLVILRETPLTNWGQAGAIAADPEFLEKSRITDISQQRSE; this comes from the coding sequence ATGCCTATTATCAATGTAGACTGCTGGGAAGGTTTTAATGAGCAACAAAAAAAGGAATGGATTAAGGCACTAACCGATGCTACTGTAAATCTTTTTAACCTGCCTCCCGATAAGGTTTTGGTGATCCTGCGGGAAACGCCGTTGACCAATTGGGGGCAAGCCGGAGCAATCGCCGCTGACCCTGAATTTTTGGAAAAAAGCCGCATCACGGACATTTCACAGCAACGAAGCGAATAA
- a CDS encoding MFS transporter, producing the protein MTQLVEKIHAKSDQYNYSLITAILTWCGLAVVSSLYITIPLVSIFADAFHAAPSQSSWVSSSFSFTYAIGFLFFGTLSEKYGRRQTMLYGLVALCLLSPLLGLVHSLPGLILLRAVQGFAAASFGPVVLAYIVELYPIEKRVTTIGFVSTGFLMAGIIGQVFSSMISINLGWSYVFYILGGIYLLSAILFGGLVPRGEVKKNQVSMGSTFRQIRAVFSNTSLLFCYLVTITLLFSFVGMYSTLGNYLSQTPFALSSNQILLVRAAGIVGMLASPFAGRLAGKFGAKRVLQGGLLLATAGLVIIGISSNLPILIGMSIVFVTGIAISVPTLITLIGSIAGEARVIGVTLYTFILFIGATLGPIAAMNLMKFGSFILTFEVLAFIIGSGLLASFLVKANGNSK; encoded by the coding sequence TTGACACAGCTTGTTGAAAAAATTCATGCAAAATCGGATCAATACAACTACTCTCTGATAACGGCCATACTGACTTGGTGCGGTTTGGCGGTTGTATCGAGCCTTTACATCACGATTCCTTTGGTCTCCATCTTTGCGGATGCGTTTCATGCAGCACCGTCGCAATCATCCTGGGTAAGCAGCTCTTTCTCGTTCACCTACGCCATCGGTTTTCTTTTCTTTGGGACATTATCGGAAAAGTACGGAAGAAGACAAACGATGCTTTACGGTTTGGTCGCTTTATGCCTGTTATCTCCTTTGCTTGGACTTGTCCACAGCCTGCCGGGGCTGATCCTGCTCCGAGCCGTTCAAGGCTTTGCCGCCGCATCGTTTGGTCCCGTTGTCCTTGCTTATATCGTGGAACTGTATCCGATTGAAAAAAGAGTGACAACCATTGGTTTTGTCAGTACAGGTTTCTTGATGGCAGGCATTATCGGCCAGGTTTTCAGCAGTATGATCAGCATAAATCTTGGCTGGTCCTATGTTTTTTATATTTTGGGGGGAATCTATTTGCTGTCGGCTATTTTGTTCGGGGGCTTGGTTCCAAGAGGAGAAGTCAAAAAGAATCAAGTAAGCATGGGGAGTACATTCCGACAGATCCGGGCTGTATTTTCGAATACATCGCTGTTGTTTTGCTACCTCGTAACGATCACGCTTCTTTTTTCTTTTGTGGGAATGTACAGCACGCTGGGAAATTATTTAAGCCAAACTCCCTTTGCCTTAAGCAGCAACCAAATTCTATTGGTGCGGGCCGCCGGAATTGTCGGGATGTTAGCATCTCCGTTTGCCGGGCGGTTAGCCGGTAAATTTGGCGCCAAACGTGTTTTACAAGGCGGGCTGCTCTTAGCGACAGCGGGTCTCGTCATCATTGGAATCAGCTCCAATCTCCCGATTCTGATTGGTATGAGCATCGTTTTTGTTACGGGTATAGCGATTTCCGTACCTACCCTGATCACGTTAATCGGAAGCATCGCAGGTGAAGCGAGAGTGATCGGCGTTACTCTATACACTTTCATATTGTTTATTGGCGCTACTCTTGGGCCCATCGCCGCAATGAACCTGATGAAGTTCGGAAGTTTTATCCTAACTTTTGAGGTATTGGCATTCATCATAGGCAGCGGATTGCTGGCTTCGTTTCTGGTTAAAGCAAATGGTAATTCAAAGTGA
- a CDS encoding Fic family protein has translation MEHRLLKLLQEEKEMHLKGGLYHQTQIKLAYNSNRIEGSRLSEDQTRYIFETNTIHMEQEEAANVDDIIETVNHFTCFDYMLDHAAEDLSDEMIKEFHRLLKRNTSDEKKEWFRVGDYRTRPNVVGDSKTTAPGKVEGEIKKLLAAYHQIKQVTAQDIIEFHHKFESIHPFQDGNGRVGRIIMFKECLKHDIMPFIIDHEYKLFYYRGLKEFQVERGYLIDTCLSAQDRYAAMVAYFFPDFKPKE, from the coding sequence ATGGAACATAGATTGCTTAAACTGTTGCAGGAAGAAAAAGAGATGCACTTAAAGGGAGGCCTGTACCATCAGACCCAGATTAAGCTTGCCTATAATTCCAATCGTATTGAAGGAAGCCGGCTTTCCGAGGATCAGACACGGTATATTTTTGAAACCAATACTATTCATATGGAGCAGGAAGAAGCGGCAAACGTTGATGATATTATTGAAACGGTAAATCATTTTACCTGCTTTGATTATATGTTGGACCATGCAGCGGAGGATTTATCTGACGAAATGATCAAAGAGTTTCACCGTCTCCTAAAGAGAAATACCTCGGATGAAAAAAAAGAGTGGTTTCGTGTTGGAGATTACAGAACGCGACCCAACGTAGTTGGGGATAGCAAGACGACAGCACCGGGAAAAGTTGAAGGTGAAATCAAAAAGCTGCTTGCTGCTTATCACCAAATAAAGCAGGTTACCGCCCAGGATATTATAGAGTTTCATCATAAGTTTGAAAGCATTCATCCTTTTCAGGATGGGAACGGCCGGGTGGGCAGGATAATTATGTTCAAAGAATGCCTGAAGCATGATATCATGCCTTTCATTATTGATCACGAGTATAAGCTTTTTTATTATCGGGGATTAAAGGAGTTTCAGGTAGAAAGAGGGTATCTAATCGATACGTGTTTATCGGCACAGGACCGGTATGCGGCCATGGTGGCTTATTTCTTTCCGGACTTTAAACCAAAAGAATAG
- a CDS encoding YcdB/YcdC domain-containing protein: MVIQSDTSPRKEKSKPNISHEVTIPDGYVLKTVQGQKQNAEDVWWFRYEKASGANHGPGGEHFSFVITKSSNKLLGFTWMDKTLAEGELPTKEAAKASAQQFLGMLEPGLFAKLDNLWIDKHDESTLVKNGKAITFEQEIKWVNGRVTEKWLHDSWVRDRS; encoded by the coding sequence ATGGTAATTCAAAGTGATACAAGTCCAAGGAAGGAAAAGAGCAAACCAAATATTTCGCATGAGGTAACGATTCCGGACGGATATGTCCTGAAAACTGTTCAAGGCCAAAAGCAAAACGCTGAAGATGTCTGGTGGTTCCGCTATGAAAAAGCATCCGGCGCAAACCATGGTCCGGGAGGCGAACATTTTTCATTTGTTATAACAAAAAGCAGCAATAAACTCCTGGGGTTTACTTGGATGGATAAAACTTTGGCGGAGGGAGAACTTCCAACGAAAGAAGCTGCCAAAGCAAGCGCACAACAATTTTTAGGCATGCTTGAGCCGGGCCTATTTGCAAAATTGGATAACTTATGGATCGACAAACATGATGAAAGCACCCTAGTAAAAAACGGAAAAGCCATTACCTTTGAACAAGAAATCAAATGGGTCAACGGTAGAGTTACCGAGAAGTGGCTGCATGATAGTTGGGTTAGAGACAGATCATAA